TCCATGTCCATGTATGCATAGTATTATGTAATATGTATCATGTTACTATTAACTTACAGTAGCTGAGACATCCTTTCCATGTGTGATACTTGGCACGTGTTTTGTTCACATCACATTAAATAACTGCCAGTGGTTTTACAAGCAATTGACAATGCGATACACTACTGCAGGGCAGGTTATTGTCAATGCTTTTACTTAAAAGCGTATACGGCCTCGAAACCTGTAGCTGAAGGCCCGAATACCTCCCAGATTGTGCCATAAGAGCTAGCTTCCATTTCATTTGGAAAACCTCCATCATAGACCTTAAGATTCTTATTGACAAAAGTTAATTCTCCATCACACCTATGGCGCAGCCATGGGACTAGGCCAACAAGAAGGGATTCTAGTGTTGGCATCACTACTGAGGCTATATTATGGGATGTCCCCTGAGCTCTATCCTTCACATCACTAATGCCTTTGCTGAATATGTGTAAGAACTCTAATTTAATGTAACAAGCGTTTGTCAACACTTAAAATGTTTTGCTGAAGACAGACATTTGAAATGTACAAATAAACGGCATGAACTCTGACCATCATTACCATGCCTGGATCACAGTCAGGTGAGCTCTCTTGCTCCGGTCTGTTAATCACAGACCAGGGCAAGTCATGCGGTTTACGGCTCAGGGTAACGTTCGACATCTGTGTGGGTGTTGGCACAAAACCACAGAGGCGTCTCATTGTGTTTACACAGCATCGTCCTCTCAACTGCAGGTCAAGCATTCAAATCCGGGACAAACATCACTTCAAGTGTCAACATCTTAGTTATACAAGCATTATGTAACTGGTTGATTGTTGGAGTGGAGGCACAGGGAGTGTGTTCATTGGAGGGTGGGTCCATGACAGATTATGTATAGTAGGCTGTTTGGTGTACTTTGAGACAGTTGGTTCGTACTGCTGCTACTATTATTGCTTTGTTTTGCTTGTGATAtttcacttacatttacatttattcatttagcagacgcttttatccaaagcgacttccaagagagagctttacaaagtgcataggtcactgataatgacgacaagatagcccccaaaatattgcgggtagccaaaacatgaatcacatattgtgaacaaccaaaataagtgccaaagggaagaaccataagagcataaagttaaacaagttacaattaaacaacatgaatcgctgtaagtgcaagtgtacctgtagaaaagcaagcaacagtaaaaaaatatttcacagcgagtactacaatttaaatcagttatcactaaccaacaagagcaacaagtctctgagcaagagtcattgtgatccttgaggaaactaacattgggaccaacaaaccattcctaagtaccgttgtactcccagtgcgtcttgagccttttcttgaaggttggGAGACAGTCTGTCTCTGATGGaagtggggagttgattccaccactggggggccagacaggagaagagcttgtgttgggaccgggcggtcttgagcagtgggaccaccaggcagttgtctgaagaagaccgtaggtgccAGGTGGGgttgtaaggctgcaggagagacttgatataTTCGGGTACAgccccgttcactgctcggaaggtcagtaccaggctcttgaatctgatgcgggccgtgatgggtagccagtggagggacaTGAGGAGCGGGGTGACATGGGAGCGTAGATGCTCCCATGCTCTCCACTTCAATGTTATTAGTTCTTTATGTGAATCAGGAACTTTTTGTAGTCTTAATATGCCTTCCAACACGTGCAAAGTACATCATTTAACTTGTGAGAAGGCCCAACAGTACAGTAAGGATACCATTTCTGTGTATAGAGTAGCTTGTTAAATACCATATAATCATCATCATATTATCTGGTAGTCCGCCAAGGATAGGCAATTACCTGATAGCAAAAGTTTGACACGCTCATCAACAAAGGGCTTTAACGTGACAATGTCACAagacactctctcctccctccctctcccccttttccaGTGTATCATATCTAAGTCCTCCTGGCCATTGTATTAGAAACCCTGACAGAAGAACATGGGATTCATGAAGTTGATGTAGCCTCTGCTTTCCAATGTAGTACACCATTCAACTTGTTGAGAAGACCAAGCAGTCTGTATCAATGGTTTAGATGTATGAAAGTGGCTATTAATCAATCACAATCTGAACAACCTGCTCTAACATGATCATGTCACAGAGTCGCtcttctccccacctccctccctcttccagtGGATCGGATCTGAGTTCCTTTGGCCATCCTCGCAAGGAGAATGTGGGCGAGGGTTTCAGCATCTGACATCCACAAGCTCTTGTACTGTAGCTCAGAGAAGAACCTACATCTCTGCATGCCTTTTGTACAGCATCACTGTGAAACTACTGCCACTCAAACAtaaacagacacatgcacacacacacacacatgcagatattGTGTGCGCCCCAACCCCCCTAGTCCGCGACCCACACTGTCAATTCTCCATGCTTCacttttaaaaacaaaaaacaatccTGAAATATATATAAGCTTTGAAGAGAATGTCTCATTGAATCATTTGAATGTGAAAACTGGAGGAGCAGCTGCTCCTAAAACAGGTATGTTGAACTGCATCCAGGctctggtgtttgtgtgaggcTAATAAGCCCACACAGGAAAGGCATTGTCCTTCTGTCactgtacacccacacacatgtgcagacgcatgcacacacacaaacacacactgccaggCAGGGGATGCAGCTTCTCCACATGCCTGAGTCAGAAACAGTGTGCTTCTGAGGGCAGTAAAACTGGGTTTGATTTCGAACTGATGGTAGATGGACTGACTGGTTGACAGGCAATTCTGAATCCTATCGATAAAAGGGTTgtggtattttgtgtgtgtgagagtctatGAAAACTGCTGAATGTGCCTGATTTGATAACAAGTCCCACACACCTCTGTCCAAGTGCAGTAATCTGCTGCTATTTAATTATATCGGAATTTTCCACGCTACACCCCGCTGAGGTAAAATGCCTGatcttcctcccccatcctgctAGCTTCAGCAGGCTAGGCCTTACACCTGCCTCCCTGAAGCCCCTCCACACAGATCCAAGCTTGTTCGCTGGACCAGTATGTACTTTTCCCTCCATTGCAGTAAAGAGATGCATTTGCAGGCTGTCGTCTACCTGCGGTTCATCTCGTCTgttgaggagaggaaagacGCGGCTACAAAGAGGCTATTGTGGCACTCCCTCAGAAAGCTCCTCCACGGTGACTTGTTCTTCATGATGAAGTCAATGTTTGCAGACTCGCCTGTTTTAGCAACACACTGGCAGTGTCATTCTTTTCGGAGTTTCTCGAGCAAGTGCCAATGACAGTGTGTCACCAACGACATTATCTGAACATTTGAAATGGGCCCCATGAGGAAATGTAacatgtaatatatatatatatatatgtgttagagcatttgactacaGCCAGAaaagttgcaggttcaaatcccccttgcGCAGTCTCTGTGGTTAAAAGCacctgctaaataaatacatgatgAGATTTTCTGATGTTAGATTATTAAAGTTTGAGCAGTAGTAATAAGACTTCAAAGACTAATCAGAACTGACAGTTTAATTACTAATTACATACTGCTAGGCACTAGCTGTTCTCTTGAACATTTGTCAACTGAGTGTGTTTACCTTGTCTTAGTATTGATTCAGTGACACTGTGGCATGTGATGCACCTTGTCTTCCCTGTATGGCTTAAGAAATGATTTTACAGCACGGGCTAAAGTGTTTTATTAGTTGATGTCAATTTATAACTTTGTATACATTTACATCCTTTTATTCAAGGATAAAAAGTTCCCCCATCAATAAAACTGGTGTGTAGACTGATAAAAAAATATGATATGAAATCCTGTTAGCTGGTGGTGTCCTACTAACTTCATGttcctgtgttgtgttgtgatgtGATGTGTTCCCTCCAGTGGTGCTGAGGCTCAGAGTCTGGGCGAGGCCAGGGTCCAAGACATACCGCCCAGCGTCAGTAGGCAAGACAAGAAGACCTCCCACTTCGCCACCGCCCCCAGGTCAAAGGTAAGTTAGAACACAGCGCTCACACACGTCCTTTACCCCTGtgcattttcttctttttttttctgtgcTAACCTCCACCACAGATTTTTTGGAAGTGTTGCTTCGTGGCCGATGTCTGCCGTGTTTTCTCTCCATGAGAAACCATGAGAAGCAAAAACGTGTTCATGTTTTTGCTTGTCATATGACATTCTGTGTGCATTTAAATGGTGTTGGGTTCGGGAAGTATGTTTAACATGATAGAGGAGAGTAACTGGGAACGCCCCTTGCAGCCTCTCAGACCTGCTGGGACACGAATCTCATTTACTTTCATATCACAGAGAGTATGTGCCCATCTAACGGTTTAGCAGTAATTGCAGTCCTCTGTAATGTCAtgttctcctcctgtccctctggCACTGGCTCTAcgtgacacacacatatacacacaagacCAACAAGGAGACACACATTAACAGGGCTCTCatgtgtcacgcattgagcgtgacagtcactcatttggGTTTtttgtcacgccctcccgccacacgtTGTATTTCTCTcgcagaaaaaatatataatatatttaatatgccgcagcacccaaccaaaattcctctggccgccccactctcactatggaactggCAGGAATCAAGcatctcccctggagttcttagtcaaGCCTGCCatttatcagccaatcaaaaaaaaggaAGGGTCTACACAATAGCCAATcagaaaatagcaccattgtatctgggtaagatatAATTCAACAACCAATAGAAATAAAGCATATCCtgtcatttttcacgtgattctgctacgtcttccgaaagtttcgTTCAACTACAGAGCAAACCACTGGAGCTCGAGATTCACTTTAAGCACAGAGTAGGCtaagtcatgatctcctgttttaatgttacaacaacttcacaacttgtttgacacaaacgatgacaacttgactgctgttagaaaatgtttcccatataattagcatcagtttttcatgagTGTCTGtaacttaaccaacagttttacagcctgttcactgacaacacctgctcagaacaagtagttcatagatgttgctggtgtgtatcggtgaaactcactcctcaggtatatAACAGGCCTAGTCATATTTTTGTTATCACACGATGACTGACAACTTGTCACATTATAAACATCTCTTTCCAAATAGGTGTTATAATTTTAATAGcactaaatacatttaagtgtTTTGCATAGTCGATGTTATAGGTCACTTtaaaaatgtcatattttataattatatcctggccatgaaTGCATTAaccattgctgcctttcaaagatgtcaggtaaaaagcaattaattaattaattaattaattttgaccccctgacggggggaatgtcactcttgcctgtcttcaaaacttgagagccctgcattaactcacacaagcacaagaacacacaaaacagaccctgacacactctcacacagacgaacacacacacacgtcactccTTAACGCTTCATAAAGCGAGATTGCCACTAGAGGGAGCAACAACCCAGGACAGCTTGTCCTGGTCAAGACTAACTATCATCATTTTTATTACATACTTTTATTAACATATGTATATTTGATAGGTTTCAGAGTGGTTGTTTCCTGATGATGATCACACCGGTCTGATTGCGCTGCTGCATGATCACGCACACTGTCTTGTGTacatgcgtgcatgtgtgtgtgtgcatacatgtctACCCTGTCTCCCCTGCACTGAACGTACAGTACAGCACCCTTAGGCGACTATAAAAGTGTGGTTGACATGCACGCTTGAGCTAGTAAGTACTTCAAATGTCACCCTGTGTGTTAAAGAGCATGTGAAAACCCCTATAGACAAAGGTCAGGGCTGATAGGTGTTGACTTGGCCCAACTCCACGTCTCACATCTCTGTGCTCGCGGTGGCTGAGTCCACCCAGCTGCCTCTGAGGGGTTTTGATGGGGATGACAGCTCTTGTTTTCATCCCGTGGCGTCAAACGGCAGCTGGTGGCTCTGGTGCTACCTGTCTGCTTTTCACATTAACAGGAAGTCACGGTGTGTGCAAAGCTCCGCTCCGTCAACACAAAGTCAAACTGGAAGATGGACATAGAACTTGAGGctgtacacagtgtgtgtgtgcacgtgaggtgtgtttatgtgtgtatttgtagttGCGTGCGTGTGCCTCTGGCAGCGATAAACTTCCGCCAGCAAGGCCCAACAATGCATTCTTTCGTTTGTCAACATCTCCGCCTTAGAATCCAGACCTATTGTCGTCACTATGTTTCATGCTCACCGCTGGCACTCATTTCACTCATCACTGCGAGAGGAATTTCCCTCGAAGCTGCACCCCGATTGTCATCTGACAGGTGGCCTTGACTGACAGCTCGGTGTTCCATTCTGTACGTCCATCCGGACTGTCCTTTACACGTCTTATCAGACAACAGATCGGCACCAATGAAGAGGAGCCTCCTATCTGCACTGGCCAGATTGATTCCGCTCCCATCCTCGGCCGTCATCATCACGATGCATGTCTTAACGATGCTCCTTTTCCTTCcctttgtcctctcctcctctttggtCGGAGATAACAGAGCTATCCTACCGTAATGATCCTCTCTAACACATGGCCGGAGTCGCCTGTTGTTGGCCAGACTGCACAGCTTACTTCACAAACTGATGTTAGGTGACAAGGAAGAAGATAAATCCAAATGTGAGTTTGGCACATATGTGAAGCTAATGTCCATCCACCACCGTTATCCTGTCTTCATGTGGTTTGAAACCACTGCAGGGTGCTTTGGGATGAGGGAAAGTGAAGGAGGAATGTGGATTGGCATTGCTCAAGCTTAAAGGGTGGAGTGTAGTGTTACGCGATCCTAGGAATGAAGGATGGGTGGCTCCCTCGATAGGACTCAATGATGCGTGGAGATGTGTACATTAGAGCAGGCACTGACAGCTCTGTACAGCCCTGCACTGTACATGCCTCTCATGCCGATCTTTCACTGGCACTGAACCTTAGCGCTGTTCCACAAACCAGGGTCCCAATAATTAGGAATGCCAAACATGAGTATTAAAGTTGACTATTTCAAATGACAGGGGTTGATAGGGTCATggcagggagagccagagcacaAGTTCAGTGTGTTTCCACTGTGTATTTTTACAACAAAAGTTGAACTTATGGAGTTGATTTCTGGGTCATGCGTTTTATATTCTCTTTGTCCTCTTCCcacgtttttctctctctctctctctctctctctctctctctctctctctctctctctctctctctctctctctctctctctctctctctctctctctctctctctcctctccttcataccAGGTTGAAGACCTCAGTGTCTCCGAGCTGGACCACCATAAGCATAGAAAGTTTGGCACCTTCACCTTTGGACtgttgaagaggaagaagaagagaaggggaCTATCCCAAAGCACCACAGAGCTTCATGgtccagaggtcaaaggtcaagaagaagacgaagaggaggaggaacctcTGGATGTAGACACCCGCACATTTTCCAGTACCGTCAATCCGTTACCACTTGACAACCAATCACTGCCTATGGACTTCCTGAGGGATAGTCCAGACATGCGCACAGTGGACAAAATGATGCGAAAAGCACCAATAGCCACCATGCCTGAGTTTGACGGGGAGGAGCCTATTGACGTTCAGAGAGATGTTTCTGACgatgacacagacacagacacagactgtaTCAATATGGAAGCCAAAGGTCCTTTTTATTTAACGCCTCCCAACATCCCACCCAGCCTGACTCTAACTGCAGttggtgcaacagagaaaggagTGGCTTTCTCAGTCCCCCCTCTTAACAGCCCAGCCCTTGTGATTTGTGACATCCCGCTGAAAGATGCTCAGCCAGGACCTGTCCACTTAGTTACTGAAGCCTCTAGTGCTGCCTTCCCCATTGGTCAACCTGAGACTGCCGCCTTATTCTCAACCAATGACCACTCCGTCCCTGATACTGTCACCTCCCTGTCTGCCAAAGTTATCTCTGTTCCTGAAACTCCCCCTTCCATCTCCACCAATTTCATCTCTGTTCCTGAAACTCTCACCTCCACATCCACAAATTATAGCTCTGTCCCTGAAACTCTCCCTTCCATCTCCACCATGGATGTCTGTGTCCCTAAAACTCTCCCTTCCATCTCCACCAATTACATCTCTGTTCCTGACACTCTCCATCCCATCTCCACCAATTACATCTCTGTTCCTGAAACTTTCCCTTCCATCTCCACAAATCAAAGCTCTGTTCCTGAAACTCTCCCTTCCATCTCCACCAATCAAAGCTCTGTTCCTGAAACTCTCCCTTCCATCTCCACCAATCAAAGCTCTGTTCCTGAAACTCTCACCTCCACATCCACAAATGACAGCTCTTTTTGCAACTCCGTTCCTGCTTACCCCACCAATACCATTTCTGATTGTGTCTTAGATACCACTTCCTATTCAGCATCAGCATATGGAGCTCCGTATGACTCCCTGTTTCCAGGAAGCTCTGCCCTTGCTGTCTCAGACCCCTATCCTGCCAAGGACATCTCTGAAACGAGCTGTGTCCCTGCCCTCAACACCAGTCCACCTAGTGCCTCAGTTTTACCAGAACCAGACAGACGAAGAAGCTCCATCATAACCGAAACAGACACACCAATCAACTTATTTACAACTGAAACAGACAAACCAGTCATCTCTTTTGCAACCAAAGCAGGTGAACCAATCCAGTCGGCTGTAACTGAAACTGAGTCTCACACTGTCCCAATGTGCCAACACTTTGACCCCGAGCCTGGTGACACAACACATTCTACTATACTTCCATCTGTTATCACATCCTCTGTCTATAACATAGAGGTGCCTGACTGTGCTGCTGCAAACATCGAAGGCAGCTTCAATGTTAATGAGCTCCCTGCTAAACCTACCGGCACTAATACAGAGATCACTGTTTCAGATAGCGGCCCTTGTAGCATCGATGGTTCACTCTACGTCTCACTGTTCCCTAATGGCTTCTCTTCCACGTCCGACCACGGCTCTTCTGTCAACTCTACTCAGGCGTTTGACCCATCAAACTTCTCTACCAACGCTTCACCATCCAAGATGGCTGCATCTCACACAGAGACAGGTGTTCCTGTTTATGACACAGACACCCCTCATACTAACAGCGAGATCCCTGTCTCAAGACCTGATCCCAACACATCCAACCCAGACTTGGATGAACGACTCCATACAGCTAACTCTGGACTCGACCAACCAGCCCAGCTGAGCAATCTGGCCCCAACCGTCCTCAGAGAAGATGTTCTAACCTTCTCCCCCACCACGGTTTGCTCTGAGAACGTTCCTCATGAGAATATTAACCCAGCTGGACGTCAGCCAGACATGACCTCCACGATGGGCTCTGTTCCTCAGGTTCTCCCAGAGTCTGGTGTTCCATCAGAGCTGGCTGTTCCTCAGGTTCTTCCAGaggctctccccctctcttctccaggtGCAGTCAGGACGGACCACTCTTCCTTTCCCAAGGCAGAGGAAGGGGTCAGTAGTCCCCCCCAGGAACGCTGCACGGTCTCCGACACGGACGACCGTCCTGGAACCTCCATGAATCTGGACGTTCCCTGCACAGGGGCTGAAACAATGGCTGCTAGCAGCGGTCCGTATACAGTTGAGACTATGGCTGTTAGGAGTGGTGAAGATGTTGTTGAGATGACAGTTTCTAGGAGTGCTCAAGATGTGGTTGATATAATGGCTGCTGGGAGTGGTGAAGCTGTGGTTGAGATTGTGGTTGCTGGGAGTGATCCAAACGAAGTTCAAATGAAGACAACCGAGAATGGCAAAGATGTGGTTGAGACATCACCCACTTGTAGACAAGAGGCAGTGGTGACAACAGAAACTGGACTCGGAGTGGCCGAGTCCAAgacctctgaggagagagaggaggggaggacgggggaggagAGTACTGCCAGGCAGATGTACTGCCAGGCAGACAGTGATGCAGAGAGGCTGATGGGGTCAAGGGAAAGAGGAACGACAGAAGAATGGTCCCAAATTGAAGAGGCGGAACAGAAGGCGGGGGGAGAAGTACGACTGGTTCCACTGGTTCAGCATGTGCTTGCGCTTAAGGAATGCGAGTGGGCCCCGCCCTTTCTTGAAAAGGACGAAGGACGAAAGGGAAAGCtgaacatgctcacacacaccctcacacacactttaccgAGTGCGGAAGCCTGCgcttgcacatacacacatcctccaGGCCTGTCACCGGTaaaggaggaggtggacaagTCAGCGGGCGCCGAGAATGTACAACAGTTCATCTGTggtaacacacagagagaagaccatcccctgccctcccacacacacactacagaccatcccctgccctcccacacacacactacagaccatcccctgccctcccacacacacactacagaccatcccctgccctcccacacacaccctacagaccatcccctgccctcccacacacacactacagaccatcccctgccctcccacacacacactacagaccatcccctgccctcccacacacacactacagaccatcccctgccctcccacacacacactacagaccatcccctgccctcccacacacacaccacagataaCAAGATCTTAGTCACCATaaatccagagagagaggattcgGACGCCCACATTGTTGAGGGAGCGGGGACAAGTGCAAAGATCACAgagggtggcacacacacacacgctacacactgCATCACAGATAAAGTTGACTTTTCTGTCCCAGACCCAGAtagtgaaaacacacacacactccacgccGTCAGAgaggctgcccccccccacacactcacacacaactcaGAGGCGCTATCCGAAACTATCACACACATTGAACCCATTGTGCTTGAGTCAGACACCCACTTTGTGGAGAGGGAAGTGATGAGTGGAGTGAGtcgtgaggggggagggactttCCCTGGGCGTTCTGGGAGAGCCAGTCCGGACAGTGGAGTGACAGCTCAGGTGGCAGCTAAGCTGCctgtcacagaaacacacaaacacgccttCCCTGACAcactggtggagagagaggagagagaggaccgtTTTCCAGAAACAAACCTCAGCCAGCTTGCCAGGTAAGGGGATACCAATTCATTTCATTTGTCTGTTTTCTTGTACTGTACGTGTtttttgaaagagagagatgtcatTGCATAGTTTGGTGTAATCCTTCTATCTGCAATATCTTGTTCAACAGGAACTTGATCATGGTTAGGTCTTAACTGTTTATAGAATACTCCTGGATCAAATAGTTCAGTTGGTACCCAGTTGGAGGAAAGAGGATAAACTAAGTGTCAGACATCATGACAGTATGGTTATGGTAGCTGAATACTAGTTGAACAGGTCAGAGTTTAACTTATGTTGGCTCATCGCTTTACTACTTGTAAACTCTAAACTTGACCTGATAGGTATTCCAggcaccatggcaacagcattgtgcctgtgtatgtgtgggtgtgtgtttacaagTTTTTGTTCATTGTAACTCTTACCAGTTAATGTATTGACTCACTTAAATACTAGATATATACACATACTCTATGTATAATATATATCAAGTATTTAAGCaagtcaatatatatatatatatatatatatatatatatatatatatatatatatatatatatacatatataagcaaaggtttggacacattttcccttttaattgaaatgaaaatgaaaaacaattAGGGATATTACAATAGAAAACAAGACGAGTATCGAAAAGTGACTGAGGGGTGATTTGAAGATACAGGATGAATTGGACATTGTCCCCTTGATCAACAAACTATGCCTCATCCCATCAGTATTTACTTAACCAAGTCTTTTTAGAACAGTAGGATATAATTGTTGTGATACAAGGCACTACATACTACatttctggataagagtgtctgctaaatggctaaatgtaacTATAAAGATTTTTAGGACAAAGTTGTTAGCCAACTAGGCCACTAGGTGGCGACAGACATCTAAAGTTCCTGCCTGACAGTGCATTGAAGTAATTCATCATCTGTCATGAAATGTCCTTCAAAAGATTAAGACTATTAcatttgttgaatttgctgagaATTTTGACATCTTCGCCGTCAATCCCATTTTGTAAAGAACGTATCACAATGTGAATCTCCTCACCAGTCAACAGAAGGTGAGCCTACGTCAGCCTTTTCTGTGTGTAGTTGTTAAAACTTGCCTAACTGTCaagtcctctctgtctctcctgtgtaaGACAAACCTTCAGAGAACTCttcactgacacgcacacacacactcacacacactctcttaacAGGTGGGGTGGCTGGAGTTGCACTTTAAAATAACACATAGAAAGAAACCTGCAAAGCCACATATATCTGCCAACAGCTCCTTTTTAGTTATTAAAAGTGTTAGTGTTTTCTCCTCAAGCCATATACAAAGTATGTGTTTACAGCTGGTTTCCACCACTATCTTACCAGTCAGTTGAAGCCATTACTACGTTTTCCACTGCTTACTACTCCTAT
This genomic window from Hypomesus transpacificus isolate Combined female chromosome 4, fHypTra1, whole genome shotgun sequence contains:
- the LOC124467433 gene encoding uncharacterized protein LOC124467433, producing MAKKSLLSKKSLKSMFSKSDANLESADTRIFEETVDVEKKKTVSTIKDFKAFFSKSDTKLNESAEFEDRYGGGKTSKFKKKTKNDKSVKVGLHKNDISGAEAQSLGEARVQDIPPSVSRQDKKTSHFATAPRSKVEDLSVSELDHHKHRKFGTFTFGLLKRKKKRRGLSQSTTELHGPEVKGQEEDEEEEEPLDVDTRTFSSTVNPLPLDNQSLPMDFLRDSPDMRTVDKMMRKAPIATMPEFDGEEPIDVQRDVSDDDTDTDTDCINMEAKGPFYLTPPNIPPSLTLTAVGATEKGVAFSVPPLNSPALVICDIPLKDAQPGPVHLVTEASSAAFPIGQPETAALFSTNDHSVPDTVTSLSAKVISVPETPPSISTNFISVPETLTSTSTNYSSVPETLPSISTMDVCVPKTLPSISCREADGVKGKRNDRRMVPN